One Manihot esculenta cultivar AM560-2 chromosome 18, M.esculenta_v8, whole genome shotgun sequence genomic window carries:
- the LOC110606100 gene encoding cytochrome P450 714C2, which yields MEVQFVIKILFSIVIIALLGILLRLYNGLVMKPKRLRSMLQKQGINGPPPAFLLGNIRQIQKTVSSVVKATDPPLIHNCAALLFPFLELWKEEYGQVLVFSLGNIQVLNLNQPDIVKEYTTCVSWDLGRPSMNINDLGPLLGQGILTSNGAFWSHQRKIIAPELYMEKIKGMVNLITESAISLVNSWKSIIERDGGMADIKIDEGLISFSADVISRACFGSNYSKGEKIFLKLMDLQKAVSNKGLAAFGIPGTRYLPTKSNRKAWALEKESRDLILKVVKERQEAASEKDLLQMVLEGAKSSNLSGEAMERFIVDNCKTIYLAGFDTTAVSSSWCLMLLALNQQWQDRARAEVLEICGGNMPDYDMTRKMKLLNMVIQETMRLYPPVPIIAREALNDMKLGDIKVPKGVNIWSTVSLLHTDPETWGPDSYKFNPERFANGIASACKYPFLYMPFGVGPRVCLGQNLAMVELKILMALILSNFSFTISPKYIHSPTFNLVIKPEHGVNLLVKKL from the exons ATGGAAGTTCAGTTTGTTATTAAGATACTGTTTTCCATTGTGATTATAGCGTTGCTTGGAATCCTATTGCGCCTTTACAATGGATTGGTTATGAAACCAAAGAGGCTTCGTTCCATGTTGCAGAAGCAAGGCATCAATGGACCTCCACCAGCTTTCCTTCTTGGAAATATAAGACAGATTCAGAAGACTGTGTCCTCAGTTGTGAAGGCCACTGATCCACCTCTAATCCATAACTGTGCTGCTCTTCTTTTCCCTTTCCTTGAGCTATGGAAGGAGGAATATG GTCAAGTGCTTGTATTTTCCCTgggaaacatacaagttctaaATTTGAATCAGCCTGACATAGTGAAAGAATACACAACTTGTGTATCCTGGGACTTGGGGAGACCTTCAATGAATATTAATGATCTTGGTCCTTTGCTTGGTCAAGGGATTCTCACATCAAATGGAGCTTTCTGGTCACATCAGAGGAAGATCATTGCTCCTGAATTGTACATGGAAAAGATCAAG GGAATGGTGAACCTGATAACCGAGTCTGCAATTTCATTGGTAAATTCATGGAAGAGTATAATAGAGAGAGATGGTGGAATGGCAGACATCAAAATTGATGAAGGCCTCATCAGTTTCTCAGCAGATGTTATCTCAAGAGCCTGTTTTGGAAGCAATTATTCCAAAGGAGAAAAGATTTTCCTGAAACTAATGGATCTTCAGAAGGCTGTGTCCAACAAAGGTCTAGCTGCCTTTGGGATTCCGGGAACGAG ATATCTCCCAACAAAAAGCAATAGAAAAGCATGGGCATTAGAGAAAGAAAGCCGCGATTTGATATTGAAGGTAGTGAAGGAGAGACAAGAAGCTGCATCTGAGAAAGATTTATTGCAGATGGTTCTTGAAGGAGCCAAAAGTAGCAATCTGAGTGGAGAAGCAATGGAACGATTCATAGTTGATAATTGCAAGACTATATACTTAGCTGGGTTTGATACTACTGCAGTTTCATCCTCTTGGTGCCTCATGTTGTTGGCATTAAATCAACAATGGCAGGATCGTGCCCGTGCAGAGGTTCTTGAAATTTGTGGAGGCAACATGCCAGATTATGATATGACTCGCAAGATGAAACTG CTTAACATGGTAATTCAGGAAACAATGCGACTTTATCCACCAGTGCCAATAATAGCAAGGGAGGCCTTAAATGACATGAAATTAGGTGACATCAAAGTTCCCAAGGGAGTGAATATTTGGAGTACTGTGTCACTATTGCATACAGACCCTGAGACATGGGGACCAGATTCTTACAAGTTCAACCCTGAGAGGTTTGCAAATGGAATAGCAAGTGCTTGCAAGTATCCATTCTTGTACATGCCATTTGGTGTCGGACCTCGGGTGTGTCTTGGACAGAATTTAGCCATGGTTGAACTCAAGATATTGATGGCTCTCATTTTGTCCAACTTCTCTTTCACAATCTCTCCTAAGTATATCCACTCCCCTACTTTTAATCTAGTCATAAAACCAGAACATGGAGTGAATCTCCTGGTAAAGAAGTTGTAA